In Aquiflexum balticum DSM 16537, a single genomic region encodes these proteins:
- the rpoB gene encoding DNA-directed RNA polymerase subunit beta codes for MAIQNQTERKSFSSIKVVKDYPDFLDIQLQSFKDFFQLDTPAEKRRQDGLFKVFSENFPISDSRENFTLEFIDYTVDPPKYSVEECIDRGLTYSVPLKAKLRLLCHDEDNEDFETIEQEVFLGNLPYMTEKGSFVINGAERVIVSQLHRSPGVFFAQSKHTNGTKLYSARIIPFKGSWIEFATDINNVMYAYIDRKKKFPVTTLLRAIGYGSDKEILDLFGLSEEIDATKNNLKKVTGRKLAARVLRTWVEDFVDEDTGEVVSIDRNEVLLERDSILTDEDIELILESGTKSIILHREDVNVADYSIIYNTLQKDNSNSEKEAVEVIYRQLRNTEAPDEATAREVIHGLFFSDKRYDLGEVGRYRINKKLGLDIDPEKIVLTKQDIISIVKYLIGLINSKAVVDDIDHLSNRRVRTVGEQLYSQFGVGLARMARTIRERMNVRDNEDFKPVDLINARTLSSVINSFFGTNQLSQFMDQTNPLAELTHKRRLSALGPGGLSRERAGFEVRDVHYTHYGRLCTIETPEGPNIGLISSLCVHAKVNTMGFLETPYRKVKEGKVSMDVKDIVFLTAEEEDDNNIAQANAPLDDKGNFINEKVKARFEGDFPVLEPKEISYMDVAPNQIVSVAASLIPFLEHDDANRALMGSNMQRQAVPLLKPEAPIVGTGLEAKAATDSRTLIIAQADGVVDYVDAKQITIKYDLTDDELLVHFSDEYVTYDLIKFRRTNQDTTINLSPLVLKGEKVHKGQVLVEGYSTNNGELALGKNLRVAYMPWQGYNFEDAIVISERVVREDIFTSIHIEEFQLEVRDTKRGEEELTSEIPNVSEEAVKNLDENGIIRVGAEVKEGDIIIGKITPKGETDPTPEEKLLRAIFGDKAGDVKDASLKASPSLNGVVIETKLFSRPKKDKDLRAKSKAEVEKLKGKYAKDLLGIRAKMINKLVSILDGKTSQGVKHKFGDEIISKGVKFNLKNIEQNLFPAKNPYRDESNYNVPEEANLISDIILDDWSEDAHTNDLIVKLVKNYINSRNEISGRFKRDKFTLEVGDELPAGIVQLAKVYIAKKRKLKVGDKMAGRHGNKGIVARIVRDEDMPFLEDGTPMDIVLNPLGVPSRMNIGQIYETVLAWAGYKLGKKYATPIFDGATMEEVSKELEDAGLPPYGRTYLYDGLTGKKFDQPVTVGISYMLKLGHLVDDKMHARSIGPYSLITQQPLGGKAQFGGQRFGEMEVWALEAFGASHVLQEILTVKSDDVVGRAKAYEAIVKGENLPKPNIPESFNVLVHELRGLALEITLD; via the coding sequence TTGGCTATCCAGAATCAAACCGAAAGGAAAAGTTTCTCATCTATTAAGGTGGTCAAAGACTATCCTGATTTCTTAGATATTCAATTACAGTCCTTTAAGGACTTTTTCCAATTGGATACACCTGCTGAAAAAAGGAGACAAGATGGTCTTTTCAAAGTGTTTTCCGAAAACTTTCCGATTTCGGATTCGAGAGAAAACTTTACACTTGAATTTATTGACTACACCGTTGACCCTCCAAAATACAGTGTTGAGGAATGTATTGATAGGGGCTTGACCTATTCTGTCCCATTAAAAGCAAAACTCAGGTTGCTTTGTCATGATGAAGACAATGAAGATTTTGAAACAATTGAACAAGAAGTATTTTTAGGGAATCTTCCCTACATGACTGAAAAAGGCTCATTCGTTATCAATGGAGCTGAAAGAGTAATTGTTTCTCAATTACACAGGTCACCGGGTGTTTTCTTTGCCCAAAGTAAGCATACAAACGGTACAAAACTTTATTCGGCGAGAATTATTCCTTTCAAAGGAAGCTGGATAGAATTTGCTACTGACATCAATAACGTCATGTATGCCTATATAGACCGTAAGAAAAAGTTTCCCGTTACTACCTTGCTTAGGGCAATTGGTTACGGGTCTGATAAGGAAATTCTTGACCTTTTCGGTCTATCTGAAGAAATTGATGCAACCAAAAACAACCTAAAGAAAGTCACAGGAAGAAAATTGGCGGCTCGTGTTCTGAGAACTTGGGTTGAAGATTTTGTGGATGAAGATACAGGTGAAGTTGTTTCCATTGATAGAAATGAAGTTTTACTCGAAAGAGATTCCATCCTTACAGATGAGGATATCGAATTGATTTTGGAATCAGGTACCAAATCAATCATTCTTCACAGAGAGGATGTCAATGTAGCTGATTATTCCATTATTTATAATACACTTCAGAAAGACAATTCCAATTCAGAGAAAGAAGCTGTTGAGGTTATTTACCGTCAATTGAGAAATACTGAAGCTCCTGATGAAGCAACCGCCCGAGAAGTGATTCACGGACTGTTTTTCTCGGACAAAAGGTATGACTTGGGTGAAGTAGGCCGATATAGGATCAATAAGAAACTTGGATTGGATATTGATCCTGAGAAAATCGTTTTGACCAAACAAGATATCATCAGTATTGTAAAATATCTTATTGGATTGATTAATTCAAAGGCTGTTGTAGATGATATTGATCACTTAAGCAACAGAAGGGTAAGAACAGTTGGAGAGCAATTATACAGTCAGTTCGGAGTCGGTCTTGCCAGAATGGCAAGAACTATCAGAGAAAGGATGAATGTTAGGGACAATGAAGACTTTAAACCGGTTGATTTGATCAATGCACGTACCCTTTCTTCAGTAATCAACTCTTTCTTCGGAACCAATCAGCTATCTCAGTTTATGGATCAGACCAATCCCCTTGCGGAGTTGACCCATAAGAGAAGATTGTCTGCTTTAGGTCCAGGTGGACTTTCTAGAGAAAGAGCAGGATTTGAAGTTCGTGATGTTCACTATACCCACTATGGCCGTCTATGTACTATCGAAACTCCTGAAGGTCCAAATATCGGTTTGATTTCTTCCCTTTGCGTTCACGCCAAAGTGAATACTATGGGATTTCTAGAAACTCCCTATAGAAAAGTAAAAGAAGGAAAAGTGAGTATGGATGTCAAGGATATTGTTTTCTTGACTGCTGAAGAAGAAGACGATAACAACATTGCTCAGGCAAATGCACCTTTGGATGATAAAGGAAACTTTATCAATGAAAAAGTTAAAGCAAGATTTGAAGGTGATTTCCCGGTTTTAGAACCAAAAGAAATCAGTTATATGGATGTTGCGCCTAACCAAATTGTATCTGTAGCAGCCTCCTTGATTCCATTCTTGGAACATGATGATGCCAACAGAGCTTTGATGGGATCCAACATGCAGCGTCAAGCAGTTCCATTATTGAAACCAGAGGCCCCTATTGTAGGTACTGGCTTGGAAGCTAAAGCTGCTACTGATTCAAGAACATTGATCATCGCCCAAGCAGATGGTGTTGTTGATTATGTAGATGCCAAGCAAATCACCATTAAATATGATCTTACTGACGATGAATTACTTGTTCATTTCAGTGACGAATATGTTACTTATGATTTGATAAAGTTCAGAAGAACCAACCAAGATACGACTATCAACCTTTCACCACTGGTGTTAAAGGGTGAAAAGGTACATAAAGGGCAGGTTCTTGTAGAAGGATATTCCACCAACAATGGAGAACTCGCTTTAGGTAAAAACCTTCGCGTAGCTTACATGCCTTGGCAAGGATATAACTTTGAAGATGCTATCGTAATTTCAGAAAGAGTTGTACGGGAGGATATATTTACTTCTATCCATATCGAGGAATTCCAGCTAGAAGTAAGGGATACCAAACGTGGAGAAGAGGAATTAACATCCGAAATCCCGAACGTTTCTGAAGAAGCCGTTAAAAATCTTGATGAGAATGGTATTATCAGAGTCGGTGCAGAAGTAAAAGAAGGTGATATCATCATAGGTAAAATCACTCCAAAAGGTGAAACTGATCCTACGCCTGAAGAAAAACTCTTGAGAGCAATCTTCGGTGATAAAGCGGGCGATGTTAAAGATGCTTCTTTAAAAGCGTCCCCTTCATTGAACGGTGTGGTGATCGAAACCAAACTTTTCTCTAGACCTAAAAAAGACAAAGACCTTAGGGCCAAGTCAAAAGCTGAGGTTGAAAAACTGAAAGGAAAATACGCAAAAGATCTCTTGGGCATTAGGGCCAAAATGATCAACAAACTGGTTTCAATTCTTGATGGGAAAACTTCTCAGGGTGTTAAACACAAGTTTGGTGATGAGATCATCAGCAAAGGGGTAAAGTTCAATTTAAAGAATATTGAGCAGAATTTATTCCCTGCCAAAAACCCTTATAGAGACGAGTCAAATTATAATGTGCCTGAAGAAGCAAATTTGATCTCAGATATCATTTTGGATGATTGGAGTGAAGATGCGCATACCAATGATTTGATTGTCAAATTGGTCAAAAACTATATCAATTCAAGGAATGAAATCTCCGGTAGATTCAAGAGAGACAAATTCACGCTTGAAGTGGGTGATGAATTGCCGGCGGGTATAGTTCAACTTGCTAAAGTTTACATTGCTAAAAAGCGTAAATTGAAAGTAGGTGATAAGATGGCAGGCCGTCACGGAAACAAAGGTATTGTTGCCAGAATCGTTAGAGATGAGGATATGCCGTTCTTGGAAGACGGAACACCTATGGATATTGTATTGAATCCTTTGGGTGTACCTTCAAGGATGAACATCGGTCAAATCTATGAAACTGTTCTTGCTTGGGCAGGATATAAATTAGGCAAGAAATATGCAACACCGATATTTGACGGTGCTACAATGGAAGAAGTTTCCAAAGAACTTGAAGATGCAGGATTACCACCTTATGGCAGAACCTATCTTTATGATGGATTAACCGGTAAGAAGTTCGATCAGCCTGTAACAGTTGGTATTTCTTACATGCTGAAGTTGGGTCACTTGGTGGATGATAAGATGCACGCAAGATCCATTGGTCCATACTCTTTGATTACGCAACAGCCATTGGGTGGTAAAGCCCAATTTGGTGGTCAGCGTTTTGGAGAGATGGAAGTGTGGGCATTGGAGGCATTCGGTGCATCCCATGTACTTCAGGAAATCCTTACTGTCAAGTCTGATGACGTGGTAGGTAGGGCAAAAGCTTATGAGGCGATCGTTAAAGGTGAGAATCTTCCTAAACCGAATATTCCGGAATCTTTCAATGTATTGGTTCATGAACTTAGAGGCCTTGCACTCGAAATTACACTTGACTAA
- a CDS encoding DUF3467 domain-containing protein, with protein sequence MEDGKGQKPHQDQQINVELSEEVAEGIYSNLAMIAHSNSEFVIDFIRLMPGVPKAKVKSRIIMTPDHAKRLLAALKDNIGKYEQAFGKIEGGSEGPSFPMNFGGTFGEA encoded by the coding sequence ATGGAAGACGGAAAAGGACAAAAACCCCATCAGGACCAACAGATCAACGTGGAATTATCAGAGGAAGTAGCTGAAGGAATTTACAGCAACCTAGCCATGATAGCCCACTCCAACTCTGAGTTTGTTATAGATTTCATCAGATTGATGCCCGGAGTGCCCAAAGCCAAGGTGAAATCAAGAATTATCATGACCCCGGATCATGCCAAAAGATTATTGGCGGCTTTGAAGGATAATATCGGGAAATATGAGCAGGCTTTCGGAAAAATTGAAGGCGGTTCAGAAGGACCAAGTTTTCCGATGAATTTTGGAGGAACATTTGGAGAGGCCTAG
- the rpoC gene encoding DNA-directed RNA polymerase subunit beta' — translation MAFRKNKKLNNDFSRVTISLASPESILDSSHGEVTQPETINYRTYKPEMGGLFCERIFGPVKDWECHCGKYKRIRYKGIICDRCGVEVTEKKVRRERMGHIELVVPVAHIWYFKSLPNKIGYLLGLPTKKLDQIVYYERYAVIQPGIKAEDGVQYLDFLTEDEYLDIMDKLPKENHMLDDEDPGKFIAKMGAEAIEMLLARLDLDDLSYSLRHQAATDTSQQRKAEALKRLKVVEAFREARTRIENRPEWMVVRMVPVIPPELRPLVPLDGGRFATSDLNDLYRRVIIRNNRLKRLIDIKAPEVILRNEKRMLQEAVDSLFDNSRKVNAVRSDGNRALKSLSDMLKGKQGRFRQNLLGKRVDYSGRSVIVVGPELKLHECGLPKNMAAELFKPFIIRKLIERGIVKTVKSAKKIVDRKDPVVWDILENVLKGHPVLLNRAPTLHRLGIQAFQPKLIEGKAIQLHPLVCTAFNADFDGDQMAVHVPLGHEAILEASTLMLSSHNILNPANGAPITVPSQDMVLGLYYVTKGKKSTPEEIILGEGMTFYGEEEVIIAMNEGRVSQHAFIKCKVSVRDESGEFSNKIVETVAGRLIFNQFVPEQVGFVNELLTKKKLQQIISEVVKICGVARTAQFLDDIKNLGFQMAYTGGLSMGLNDVIIPEEKEPFINKAKEEVDQVWNNYLMGLITDNERYNQVIDIWTRTNSHLTNILMKQMEEDKQGFNAIYMMMHSGARGSREQIRQLGGMRGLMAKPQKNLQGSVGEIIENPILSNFKEGLDVLEYFISTHGARKGLADTALKTADAGYLTRRLVDVAQDMIVSEEDCGTLRGLVVQALKDNDEIVEPLSERILGRVSVHDVYDPVTEELIVLSGVEITEDVAKKVDESSIEEVEIRSVLTCETRRGVCAKCYGRNLTTGNMVQAGESVGVIAAQSIGEPGTQLTLRTFHVGGTASNISVEASINAKFDGVIEFDEELRWIETTNKDGEKVSVVMGRSGEIKINDAKSGKILVSNHVPYGALLNVKDGQKIAKGDSLCTWDPYNAVILSEFDGEIEFDSIIEGITFKEVADDQTGYREKVIIDTKDKTKNPAVMVNYGGDETKSYNIPVGAHLAVEEGEMVKSGQILVKIPRSVGKTRDITGGLPRVTELFEARNPSNPAVVSEIDGVVTYGGIKRGNREIFIESKDGVKKRYMVSLSKHILVQENDFIRAGEALSDGAITPSDILSIKGPTAVQEYLVNEIQEVYRLQGVKINDKHIEVIVTQMMQKVEILDAGDTGFLQNQIVDKWAFREENDNILDKKVVMDAGDSSTLKPGMIITSRRLRDENSSLKRKDLKLVQVRDAETAVSQPTLQGITAASLGTESFISAASFQETTKVLSEAAIRGKRDELLGLKENVIVGHLIPAGTGQRHLKNIIVGSMEEYERMSGEKERSFSKSREAIK, via the coding sequence ATGGCGTTCAGAAAAAATAAAAAACTAAACAACGACTTTTCCAGAGTCACTATTAGTTTGGCCTCTCCAGAATCAATCCTGGATAGTTCACATGGTGAAGTGACGCAGCCCGAAACTATCAACTACAGAACATACAAGCCTGAAATGGGCGGTTTGTTTTGCGAGAGAATTTTCGGTCCTGTCAAAGACTGGGAATGTCATTGTGGGAAATATAAGCGCATAAGATATAAAGGTATCATTTGTGACCGATGTGGTGTTGAAGTGACTGAAAAGAAAGTCAGAAGAGAGAGAATGGGACATATCGAATTGGTTGTTCCTGTCGCTCATATCTGGTACTTTAAGTCTCTACCAAACAAGATTGGTTACCTTCTTGGCCTACCTACCAAAAAATTGGATCAGATCGTTTATTATGAAAGATATGCTGTTATCCAACCTGGTATCAAAGCTGAGGACGGTGTACAGTATCTTGACTTTTTGACTGAAGACGAGTATTTGGATATCATGGATAAGCTTCCAAAAGAAAACCACATGCTCGATGACGAAGACCCAGGTAAATTCATAGCCAAAATGGGTGCAGAAGCTATCGAAATGCTTTTGGCCAGATTGGATTTGGATGACCTTTCCTACAGCTTGAGACATCAGGCTGCTACAGATACTTCTCAGCAGAGAAAGGCTGAAGCTTTGAAGCGACTAAAAGTAGTGGAAGCATTCAGAGAGGCGAGGACCAGAATTGAAAACAGACCCGAATGGATGGTTGTCAGAATGGTACCTGTAATTCCACCGGAATTGAGACCATTGGTTCCTTTGGATGGGGGTAGATTTGCTACTTCTGATTTGAATGACCTTTACAGAAGAGTAATTATCAGAAACAACCGTTTGAAGAGATTGATTGATATCAAAGCTCCTGAGGTTATTTTGAGAAATGAGAAAAGGATGCTTCAGGAAGCTGTAGATTCTTTATTTGATAATTCAAGAAAAGTAAATGCGGTAAGATCTGATGGTAACCGTGCTCTGAAATCTCTTTCAGATATGCTGAAGGGTAAGCAAGGCCGATTCCGTCAAAACCTACTTGGGAAAAGGGTGGATTATTCAGGTCGTTCGGTAATTGTCGTTGGTCCTGAATTGAAACTTCATGAGTGTGGTCTACCAAAAAATATGGCAGCAGAACTTTTCAAACCATTTATTATCAGGAAACTGATTGAAAGGGGTATTGTAAAAACTGTAAAATCTGCCAAAAAGATTGTTGACAGAAAAGATCCGGTAGTATGGGATATCCTTGAAAATGTATTGAAAGGACACCCTGTATTGCTAAACAGGGCTCCAACGCTTCACAGATTAGGTATTCAGGCTTTCCAGCCAAAATTGATTGAAGGAAAAGCAATCCAACTTCATCCATTGGTATGTACAGCATTCAACGCCGATTTTGACGGTGACCAAATGGCCGTGCACGTTCCTTTGGGACACGAAGCAATTCTGGAAGCTTCAACCTTGATGCTTTCTTCCCATAATATCCTTAACCCTGCCAATGGTGCTCCAATTACTGTTCCTTCACAGGATATGGTTCTTGGACTGTATTATGTAACTAAGGGTAAAAAATCAACCCCCGAGGAAATCATACTTGGTGAAGGAATGACATTTTACGGAGAAGAAGAAGTTATTATTGCAATGAATGAAGGTCGTGTATCACAGCACGCTTTCATAAAATGTAAAGTTTCTGTCCGAGATGAATCCGGTGAATTTTCAAATAAAATTGTAGAAACAGTAGCCGGAAGATTGATCTTCAATCAGTTTGTTCCAGAACAAGTAGGATTTGTCAATGAACTTTTGACAAAGAAAAAGCTCCAACAGATCATATCTGAAGTTGTGAAAATTTGCGGGGTGGCCAGAACAGCCCAATTCCTTGATGATATCAAGAATTTAGGTTTCCAAATGGCTTATACCGGAGGTCTTTCAATGGGACTTAATGATGTAATCATTCCTGAGGAAAAAGAACCGTTTATCAATAAAGCAAAAGAAGAAGTTGATCAGGTTTGGAATAACTACCTGATGGGTTTGATCACGGATAACGAACGATATAATCAGGTAATTGATATTTGGACAAGAACCAATTCACATCTGACTAATATTTTGATGAAGCAGATGGAAGAAGATAAACAAGGTTTCAACGCCATCTACATGATGATGCACTCAGGAGCGAGAGGTTCAAGAGAGCAGATTCGTCAGTTGGGTGGTATGAGAGGTCTGATGGCGAAGCCACAGAAAAACCTTCAAGGTTCTGTAGGTGAAATCATCGAAAACCCAATTCTTTCCAACTTTAAAGAAGGTTTGGATGTATTGGAATACTTCATCTCTACTCACGGTGCACGTAAAGGTCTTGCCGATACTGCCCTGAAAACGGCTGATGCCGGTTATTTGACCAGAAGATTGGTGGATGTGGCTCAAGACATGATCGTTTCTGAAGAGGATTGCGGGACATTAAGAGGTCTTGTTGTTCAGGCGCTTAAAGATAATGACGAAATCGTTGAACCACTTTCTGAAAGGATTTTGGGTAGAGTTTCTGTTCATGATGTATATGATCCTGTTACCGAAGAGTTGATCGTTCTTTCCGGAGTTGAAATCACGGAAGATGTGGCTAAGAAAGTAGACGAATCTTCTATTGAAGAAGTTGAAATCAGATCAGTATTGACTTGTGAAACAAGAAGAGGTGTTTGTGCGAAGTGCTACGGTCGAAATCTGACTACAGGCAACATGGTACAGGCAGGTGAATCTGTTGGTGTTATAGCCGCTCAGTCTATCGGTGAACCAGGTACTCAGCTTACTTTGAGAACATTCCACGTGGGTGGTACAGCTTCCAACATCTCAGTTGAAGCAAGCATCAATGCCAAATTTGATGGAGTAATTGAGTTTGATGAAGAATTGAGATGGATTGAGACTACCAATAAGGATGGAGAAAAAGTATCTGTCGTAATGGGAAGATCCGGTGAAATAAAAATCAATGATGCCAAGTCCGGTAAAATTCTTGTTTCCAATCACGTACCATACGGTGCCTTATTGAATGTCAAGGATGGTCAGAAAATTGCAAAAGGTGATTCCTTATGTACTTGGGATCCATACAATGCTGTAATTCTTTCCGAATTTGACGGTGAAATTGAATTTGACTCAATCATTGAAGGTATTACTTTCAAGGAAGTTGCCGATGACCAGACAGGATATAGAGAAAAGGTAATTATCGATACTAAAGATAAGACCAAGAATCCTGCAGTAATGGTAAATTACGGAGGAGACGAAACTAAGTCTTACAATATTCCGGTTGGCGCTCACCTTGCCGTAGAAGAAGGGGAGATGGTTAAATCAGGTCAGATATTGGTTAAAATACCAAGATCAGTCGGTAAGACCAGAGATATTACCGGTGGTTTACCAAGAGTAACCGAATTGTTTGAAGCAAGAAATCCTTCCAATCCGGCTGTGGTTTCTGAAATTGACGGTGTGGTTACGTATGGCGGAATCAAGAGAGGTAACCGTGAAATATTCATCGAGTCAAAAGACGGGGTGAAGAAAAGATACATGGTTTCTCTTTCCAAGCATATCCTTGTTCAGGAAAACGACTTTATCAGAGCAGGTGAAGCCCTATCTGACGGAGCAATTACCCCAAGTGATATCCTTTCTATCAAAGGACCAACTGCTGTGCAGGAGTATCTGGTAAATGAAATCCAAGAAGTTTACAGACTTCAAGGTGTGAAGATCAATGACAAACACATTGAAGTGATAGTTACCCAAATGATGCAGAAAGTTGAAATTCTTGACGCCGGTGATACTGGATTCCTTCAAAACCAGATTGTTGACAAGTGGGCATTCAGAGAAGAAAACGATAACATCCTTGACAAGAAAGTGGTGATGGATGCAGGTGATTCTTCTACTTTGAAGCCGGGAATGATCATTACTTCAAGAAGATTGAGGGATGAGAATTCAAGCTTGAAGCGTAAGGATCTTAAATTGGTTCAGGTGAGAGATGCTGAAACAGCTGTTTCACAACCGACCTTACAAGGTATTACTGCTGCCTCTTTGGGTACCGAAAGCTTTATCTCGGCAGCTTCCTTCCAGGAAACTACCAAGGTATTGAGTGAGGCTGCCATTAGAGGTAAAAGAGATGAACTGTTAGGATTGAAAGAAAACGTAATCGTTGGTCATTTGATTCCGGCAGGTACGGGTCAAAGACACCTTAAGAATATTATAGTAGGTTCTATGGAAGAATATGAAAGAATGTCCGGTGAAAAGGAAAGGTCTTTCAGCAAATCCAGAGAAGCCATCAAATAA
- the rplA gene encoding 50S ribosomal protein L1 yields MAKLTKKQKEALSKYDPSQQYSLEDASSIVKDISLTKFDASVDVDVRLGVDPRKADQMVRGVVALPHGTGKDVKVLVLCTPDKQEEAKEAGADYVGLDDYIAKIEGGWTDVDVIITMPNVMAKVGRLGRVLGPRGLMPNPKSGTVTLDVAKAVKEVKAGKIDFKVDKFGIIHASVGKVSFDPEKIQDNVKELINTISKLKPTSSKGTYFKSIHLSSTMSPGIKVDKGSIQGI; encoded by the coding sequence ATGGCTAAGTTAACAAAAAAGCAAAAAGAAGCTCTTTCCAAGTACGACCCAAGCCAGCAGTACTCCCTGGAGGATGCTTCTTCTATCGTAAAAGACATCTCTTTGACCAAGTTTGATGCATCTGTGGATGTAGACGTTCGTTTGGGCGTTGATCCCAGGAAAGCTGATCAAATGGTTAGAGGTGTTGTAGCCTTACCTCACGGTACGGGCAAAGACGTAAAGGTATTAGTACTTTGTACGCCTGATAAGCAAGAAGAGGCTAAAGAAGCTGGTGCAGATTATGTAGGTCTGGACGACTACATTGCCAAAATTGAAGGTGGATGGACTGACGTTGATGTCATCATCACTATGCCTAATGTAATGGCGAAAGTTGGTAGACTAGGTAGGGTTTTGGGACCCAGAGGCTTAATGCCAAATCCAAAATCAGGAACGGTTACTTTAGATGTGGCTAAAGCAGTAAAGGAAGTTAAAGCAGGTAAAATCGATTTTAAAGTAGATAAATTCGGTATTATTCATGCAAGCGTTGGAAAAGTTTCTTTTGATCCTGAAAAAATTCAGGATAATGTAAAAGAATTGATCAACACCATTTCCAAATTGAAGCCAACTTCATCAAAAGGAACTTATTTCAAAAGCATTCATTTGTCTAGCACAATGTCTCCTGGAATAAAAGTAGATAAAGGAAGTATTCAAGGTATTTAA
- the rpsL gene encoding 30S ribosomal protein S12 produces the protein MPTIQQLVRKGRTTLETKSKSRALDACPQRRGVCTRVYTTTPKKPNSAMRKVARVRLTNGKEVNAYIPGEGHNLQEHSIVLIRGGRVKDLPGVRYHIIRGALDTAGVKDRKQGRSKYGAKRPKAGKGAPAAPAKKK, from the coding sequence ATGCCTACTATACAACAGTTAGTAAGAAAAGGTAGAACCACTTTAGAGACCAAGTCCAAGTCAAGAGCTTTGGATGCTTGTCCTCAAAGAAGGGGTGTGTGTACCAGGGTATACACTACCACACCTAAGAAGCCAAACTCAGCAATGAGGAAAGTGGCCAGGGTAAGATTGACGAATGGTAAAGAGGTGAACGCCTACATTCCCGGTGAAGGTCACAATTTGCAAGAGCACTCTATCGTATTGATCAGAGGTGGTCGTGTGAAGGATCTACCAGGAGTACGTTACCACATTATCAGAGGTGCATTGGATACAGCAGGAGTAAAAGACCGTAAACAAGGTCGTTCCAAGTATGGTGCAAAAAGACCGAAGGCAGGCAAAGGTGCCCCAGCAGCTCCGGCAAAGAAAAAATAA
- the rplL gene encoding 50S ribosomal protein L7/L12, with amino-acid sequence MADLKQLADQLVNLTVKQVKELADILKDEYGIEPAAAAVAVAASGAGAGDAGAAEEEKTSFDVILKAPGGAKLAVVKLVKELTGLGLKEAKELVDGAPKAVKEGIAKDEADALKKALEEAGAEVEIK; translated from the coding sequence ATGGCAGATCTTAAACAACTTGCTGACCAGCTAGTAAACTTGACTGTAAAACAAGTAAAAGAATTGGCTGATATACTTAAGGATGAGTATGGCATTGAGCCTGCAGCTGCGGCTGTGGCTGTTGCAGCTTCAGGAGCTGGTGCCGGTGATGCTGGTGCTGCTGAGGAAGAAAAAACATCTTTTGATGTAATCCTTAAAGCTCCAGGAGGAGCCAAACTTGCAGTCGTTAAATTGGTAAAAGAATTGACAGGTCTTGGCTTGAAAGAAGCTAAAGAACTAGTTGATGGTGCTCCTAAAGCAGTTAAAGAAGGTATCGCTAAAGACGAAGCTGACGCTTTGAAGAAAGCTTTGGAAGAAGCTGGTGCTGAAGTAGAAATTAAATAA
- the rplJ gene encoding 50S ribosomal protein L10: MTREEKSNIIESLTEKFKENPHFYITDASGFTVAQVNAFRRTCFERGVEYKVYKNTLIAKALENLDADFSELSEKALKGFSGIIFSNEVGNLPAKVLLDFRKKLGKKETRPVFKGASIDSDVFIGENQLEMLSNLKSKQELLGDVIGLLQSPAKNLISALQSGQNTLAGLVKTLSEKE; encoded by the coding sequence ATGACTAGAGAAGAAAAAAGTAACATAATCGAAAGTCTTACCGAGAAGTTTAAGGAAAATCCCCATTTCTACATAACAGATGCTTCAGGTTTTACTGTAGCACAGGTAAATGCTTTCAGAAGAACATGTTTCGAAAGAGGTGTAGAATACAAGGTTTATAAAAATACGCTTATAGCTAAAGCTTTAGAAAACCTTGACGCAGATTTCTCTGAACTCTCCGAAAAGGCTCTAAAAGGCTTCTCAGGAATTATTTTCAGCAATGAAGTTGGAAATTTACCTGCAAAAGTACTTTTGGATTTTAGAAAAAAACTCGGAAAAAAAGAAACAAGACCTGTTTTCAAGGGTGCTTCGATAGACTCAGATGTATTTATCGGGGAAAACCAGCTTGAAATGTTGTCTAACCTGAAGTCAAAACAAGAGCTTTTGGGAGATGTGATCGGATTACTCCAATCTCCTGCCAAGAATCTTATTTCTGCACTTCAAAGTGGGCAGAATACTTTGGCTGGGCTTGTTAAAACCCTTTCTGAAAAAGAATAA